The bacterium genome contains a region encoding:
- a CDS encoding polyprenyl synthetase family protein — translation MRYSLLAGGKRLRPILAILAYEAAGGLAYEEIMPAACALEYVHTFTLIHDDLPAMDNDDYRRGKLSNHKKFGEGMAILAGDGLMIDGLGLVCHSGAPCKYVVRALKEFTEILGSSGVTLGQADDLYGGEANAKFLRHIHMRKTALFISFSIRIGAILGRAEEATLSELHRAGVLAGMGFQIMDDILDVRSSLKDLGKTPGKDSEDNKLTYPSVYGLEYSERMAKGYARRAKRIFSNLGEKWNTLSLFTDHLVMRNK, via the coding sequence ATGCGATACAGTCTTCTTGCAGGCGGCAAGAGACTGCGCCCCATACTTGCAATACTGGCTTATGAAGCGGCAGGAGGCCTGGCTTACGAAGAAATCATGCCTGCTGCATGCGCTCTTGAGTACGTGCACACGTTTACCTTGATTCACGACGATCTTCCTGCTATGGATAATGATGACTACCGCAGAGGCAAGCTGTCTAACCATAAGAAGTTCGGCGAGGGCATGGCTATTCTTGCAGGTGACGGTCTGATGATAGATGGATTAGGACTCGTCTGTCATTCAGGGGCTCCGTGTAAGTATGTAGTTAGAGCGCTTAAAGAATTCACTGAGATACTCGGTTCTTCTGGTGTTACCCTTGGGCAAGCGGACGACCTTTACGGGGGAGAAGCGAATGCAAAATTCCTGCGTCATATTCATATGCGGAAGACGGCCTTATTTATCTCTTTCTCAATACGCATTGGAGCGATTCTCGGGCGTGCCGAAGAAGCCACGCTTTCGGAACTCCATCGAGCTGGGGTTCTTGCCGGTATGGGTTTTCAGATTATGGATGACATTCTCGACGTTAGAAGTTCATTAAAGGATTTGGGCAAAACGCCCGGCAAGGATTCAGAAGACAATAAGCTTACGTACCCTTCTGTATACGGTCTTGAATATTCCGAAAGAATGGCCAAAGGTTATGCCAGACGTGCAAAAAGAATATTCTCGAATCTGGGGGAAAAATGGAATACGCTTTCGCTGTTTACAGATCATTTGGTGATGAGGAATAAATGA
- a CDS encoding bifunctional 5,10-methylenetetrahydrofolate dehydrogenase/5,10-methenyltetrahydrofolate cyclohydrolase: MAMIIDGKKVAREREESLSSRIKSLYEEHEINPSLAFLSAGADEASLSYQRSQKKACERIGIVPKTINLDASVQEPEILDTLFNLNEDDTVHAIIVTLPLPKGVDEERILGAIELTKDVDCLNPSNRGRLAFGKSSFLPATPAGITELLKAYEIPFAGKHVVIAGRGKAVGWPLAQILMSKGCDATVTVCHSRSGDLAQYTKKADILVAAIGKARFVDLNLVHENQVVIDAGINAEETASGWKIVGDVDFELISDKVYAITPVPGGVGPMTVAMLLSNVVQAAERRVL, from the coding sequence GTGGCGATGATTATTGACGGCAAAAAGGTAGCCAGGGAAAGGGAGGAATCTCTTTCTTCAAGAATAAAAAGCCTCTACGAGGAGCATGAGATTAATCCTTCGCTTGCTTTTTTATCAGCAGGTGCGGATGAAGCTTCGCTCTCCTATCAGCGTTCACAAAAGAAAGCCTGCGAGCGGATCGGCATCGTTCCGAAGACCATCAATCTAGACGCCAGTGTCCAGGAACCGGAGATTCTGGACACTCTTTTCAATCTCAATGAAGACGATACCGTCCACGCCATAATCGTGACCTTGCCCCTTCCAAAGGGCGTTGATGAGGAGCGCATCTTGGGCGCAATAGAGCTTACGAAGGATGTTGACTGCCTTAACCCATCTAATCGCGGACGCCTTGCTTTCGGCAAATCATCGTTTCTTCCGGCAACACCAGCTGGAATAACCGAACTCCTCAAGGCATACGAAATACCTTTTGCAGGTAAACACGTAGTAATCGCAGGCCGGGGCAAGGCAGTGGGCTGGCCCCTGGCGCAGATTCTTATGAGCAAAGGTTGCGATGCCACGGTTACTGTTTGTCATTCACGCTCCGGAGATTTGGCTCAATACACCAAAAAAGCCGATATCCTTGTCGCCGCAATAGGCAAGGCTCGATTTGTGGATTTGAATCTTGTTCACGAAAACCAAGTCGTAATTGATGCAGGCATCAACGCCGAGGAGACCGCCTCGGGCTGGAAGATAGTTGGAGACGTTGACTTTGAGCTGATTTCAGATAAAGTTTACGCGATAACGCCTGTGCCCGGCGGTGTCGGGCCAATGACAGTTGCGATGCTGCTGTCGAATGTCGTGCAAGCGGCGGAAAGGAGAGTCTTATAG
- a CDS encoding DUF4238 domain-containing protein translates to MAEEGKRKQARRHHYLPQFYLAGFTPSGKKEDKLWVFDLDTGKKFTTTTENVACEKDLYRWEGVTEHEDFLETETFQKLDNKASKIIESILQTKTIPSKDTDEYSYLMQFIAAFKIRTPWSQKQNEELTKQIIRAITNVVTQSEERWQIFRNRALGEEGKDFSKEQMREVVFDESKYTIKVQREAYLKTMSDRLKPLFEILWEREWSFCETQESHLICSDYPLVVDWTIPNPSNKPPGLAHINTAVSIPLTKKAVLIGSFEKHFMSPISKELVGVINFLEAAVYAHRFIFSADEDFYWLKNDGYLGHAEELIKLIQNRRGRPLGRPDGTPH, encoded by the coding sequence ATGGCAGAAGAAGGAAAAAGGAAACAGGCGCGTCGCCACCATTATTTACCTCAATTCTATTTAGCAGGGTTTACGCCATCCGGGAAGAAAGAGGATAAGTTATGGGTTTTTGACTTGGATACGGGTAAGAAATTTACAACTACTACAGAAAATGTTGCTTGCGAGAAGGATTTGTATCGTTGGGAGGGGGTAACCGAACACGAAGATTTTCTTGAGACAGAGACTTTTCAAAAACTGGATAATAAAGCATCCAAAATAATTGAAAGCATTTTACAGACCAAAACGATTCCATCAAAAGATACCGACGAGTATTCCTACTTGATGCAGTTCATTGCGGCATTTAAAATCAGAACGCCGTGGTCTCAAAAGCAAAACGAGGAGTTGACCAAACAAATTATAAGAGCGATAACAAATGTAGTGACTCAGTCAGAAGAGAGGTGGCAAATTTTCAGAAATAGGGCATTGGGTGAGGAAGGAAAAGACTTCAGTAAAGAGCAAATGCGTGAGGTAGTTTTCGATGAAAGCAAATACACGATTAAGGTACAACGAGAAGCCTACTTAAAGACAATGAGCGATAGGCTGAAACCTCTATTTGAAATTCTATGGGAAAGAGAATGGTCATTTTGCGAAACCCAAGAAAGTCATTTAATATGCTCAGATTATCCTTTAGTGGTTGATTGGACAATTCCTAATCCTTCAAACAAACCTCCGGGGTTAGCTCATATTAATACGGCTGTTTCAATTCCTTTAACGAAAAAGGCTGTATTGATCGGATCGTTTGAAAAACATTTTATGAGTCCTATAAGCAAGGAACTTGTTGGTGTGATTAATTTTTTAGAGGCAGCAGTATACGCACACCGTTTTATTTTTTCTGCAGATGAAGATTTTTATTGGCTTAAAAATGATGGTTATTTAGGTCATGCAGAAGAACTCATTAAATTGATCCAAAACCGTAGGGGCCGACCTTTAGGTCGGCCCGATGGAACGCCCCATTGA